A segment of the Leptospira perdikensis genome:
TCTGCCTATGTTATTAACGAATATTCAAATCTTTGGCATCACTTAGAGTGGTATGTGGGCAAGTTACTAAGCTATTGCTTTATTCTAAATTTAAAAATCGAAAATCCTGATGTTGAGTTTGATCGAAAATTTGCATTCATGCAATTAGAAGGAAATATCGACACCCTATTAAATCAACTTAAAGAAAGCCAAGATAGATCGATTGTTGATTCCCCACAAATCATCGCTATGCTTTGCGAACACTTATGGCTATTCTTTTAAATTTCCATCTTCGTATAACAGCGCCTTCCCGCTACGTTTCGGCACAAGGCCTCACTCGGCCTTCGGCAAATTTTCCGCTCCCCTAACGCCTTCTGCGAAGGCTCAGGGCGGAAAACTTCGGGAAGACTAATTCGTTATGCGAAACTAAACAAAACAGGATAATAATATTAATGAAAATTCGATATATTATTTTATATATTTTAATAACAATTTTGAGTGCATCCATCCCTCTATACCATTATAATAAACATTTTGGTTCTAACATCCTAATAGACAACGCTGTCTGGGGACAGTTTGGAGATTTTGTTGGAGGTACACTCAACCCATTCCTTACCTTCGTAACCTTCATAACGATACTTTTTACATTAAGGGCCCAATTAGAAGAAAATAAAAAGAATGAATTAGAAAGACAGATTACTGAAATAACTAATGCATTAGATTTACTTGAAAACACAATTCAACCAAAACTTGAGCATATATTATTTCGTAACTATACATTACCACATAAAGATAAATATAGATATCAAATGGCAGAAAGTTTAAGCTCAGATTTAAAACTTTGTATAAGATTGCTTATGCAAATCAAAGAAAAACAACTTGACAACTCTTTAATTTCTTTCTATACACATAAGTACAAAGAAATCATAGGTATTCTAAAACACAAAGGATATCTCGAATATGATTTAGAACATTATTTGGAAACCCGCTGAAGAATAGATTGGTTGTTTCAATTGCGACTTTGAAAAAATAAGGTTTACTTAAACTTTATTTACATGGATTTGCCTTGTGACTTGGTAATGAACCTTTTCACCGTTAGCAAAGTCCGAAGAAAGTATTTTAAGCGGTATTTTTTATGGAACTAAAATTAAATCGAACTGATGAAGAAATTTTAGCTTTGTTTAAATCATTAAATTCGGTAGAGACTGTAGCAAATATCTTAGAAGTAAGTCCCAAAATCCTAAACTACTACACCTTTAAATCAGAAAATTATCAAAAATTTTTTATACGAAAAAAAAACGGAAAACCTAGAACAATATATTCTCCAAATACTAACATAAAGATCCTGCAACAAAAACTATTATACATTTTTAATCTGCTTTATAAACCAAATCAATACGCTTACGGCTATATAAAAGAAAGAAACATTGTTGATAATGCAAATAAACATCTTAAAAAAAAATTCATTCTTAATGTAGATTTATCAGATTACTTTCCAAGTATTACATACAGAAGAGTAATAGGATATTTAGTGAAAAATCTGAAAATAGAAAATACTGCAGCTAGAATAATTACAAAATTGATTTGCGTTGAAGATGAAAAAAACACATTTCTTCCCCAAGGAGGTGTTACTTCGCCACTAATTTCAAATTTTATATCTGAAAATTTAGATAAAGATTTATCCTATTATCTAAAGCGGTTTCGTTGCGAATATACAAGATATGCAGATGATCTTACAATTTCAAGTGAAGACTTAAAGTTTCCAGATAAAATAGCAGTAGAAGACCAATTCAGACAGGTATGGCTTCATAATGATTTTGAACGCATAATCAAAAAAAACGGTTTTGAAGTAAATTATGAAAAAATTAGATTACGAAAACCTAACCAAAGACAAACCGTCACAGGATTAATCGTAAATGGTAGCAAACCAAACGTTAAAAGAAGTTATATTCGAAATTTAAGATCTATTCTTTATAATTGGGAAACAAAGGGCTATACTCATATTCAAACTGCCTATGAGTTAAAATATCGAAAATTCGATAATGCAGAATTTAAACCAATCCCAAAGATTGAGAATGTCATCGATGGTAAGCTAAATTTTTTATCTATGGTAAAAGGGAAAGATGATGAAATCTATCTCAAACTAAAAAAAAGATTTCTAAAATTAAAGGCAACGTTAGACGATGTTTAGCTTCGCATAACAGCGACTTAACGCTTCGCTTCGGGACTAGCCCTCGCTCGGTCTACGACACATTCCCCTTCTGTCACTCGCTCGCACACGCAAGCTACGTGCCAGTCCCTAACGTCCCGCCGGGACTCAGGGTCGGGAAACGTCGTTAAGTCTAGTTCGTTATACGAAATTTTTGAAATACATATAAAAGGAAACTAAAATGGCAGACATTCTAAAAATGTTAACTAGGGCATCTAGCACGGCAACTGCTAGAATAAAAAATAAGAGTGCTTTGAATCCAATACTCTGGCTAATAGGGATCGTAACGCTACCGTCTTTCGGTCTCACAGTTATAATCAATACACTTTGGCTACAAATCTTCTTCGTTTGCATTGGCGGACTTCCAATACTTATAGCTATTTTTTCTTATATTTATTTTATGTTTACATCACCTGACTATTTGAGATCAGAAGAATTCCATATAAAAAAATATGCAACTGAAATGATAGGTGCGAAAGGACAAGAATTTTCTGCTAATGCAGATCACCTAGTTTCAATTGCAAATCCATTTCTCTTAGAAGGAGAAACAATTGAAAATGAGGAAAGTAAATGAGAGCATACATTCTTTCTTATGATCGAAATCCTTCAAAATATGATTACAAATCAATTCACAGTAAAATAACAAAAAATCCAATGATCAAAAACTGGTCTCACTACTTAAACTCGAGCTACATATTAATCTCAGAAAATAATGTTAATGAGTTGTCAGATTATATAAGGAAAGTAATGCCAAAGCATAGATTTTTACTTTTAGAAGTTGACTTAAGAAAATCTAACGGATGGCTGCCTCAGGAAGCTTGGGATTGGATTAACAAAAATAAAATATTATGAAATATCAGTCTATCTAACTCAAAAACTTCGTATAACAGCGACTTAACGCTTCGCTTCGGGACAGGCCCTCGCTCGGTCTACGACACATTCCCCTTCTGTCACTCGCCTGCATACGCAAGCTACGTGCCAGTCCCTAACGTCCCTCCGGGACTCAGGGTCGGGGAACGTCGTTAAGTCTAGTTCGTTATACGAAATCGCAAAAGCCTATTCTAAAAACGGACAAAAAAACGATTTGACTTATCTCAATTTGAGATAATCATGACAGCTGTGCACGTTATTAGTTGGAAGAAATTAGATGATTTCATTACTAAACATCCAAATTCGGAATCTTCCCTCAAAAGTTGGTATAAATTAGTTAAAAACACTAATTTTAAAGATTTTAATGAATTAAGAATGGTTTTTAATTCTGTTGATCAAGTTGGTAAACTTACTGTATTCAATATAAGTGGAAACCACTTTAGATTAATCGCAGCAATTCACTTCAATAGACAAAAAGTTTTTGTTCGAAACGTTTTAACTCATAATGAATATGACAAAGGAAAATGGAAAAAGGAGAATATATGATTCTAGAAATTGAAAAAGTTAAGAATGTTTGGCATGATGTTAAAGATATTCTCTCTGTTCCTCATACTGAAAAACAATATCGGAAATTAGTTAAAGTTTTAGATGAGCTCATCGATGAAGTTGGGAATGATGAAAAACATCAATTAGCTCCGCTCCTAGAAACTGTGGGTAATTTAATTGAAGAATATGAAAAT
Coding sequences within it:
- a CDS encoding reverse transcriptase domain-containing protein, which codes for MELKLNRTDEEILALFKSLNSVETVANILEVSPKILNYYTFKSENYQKFFIRKKNGKPRTIYSPNTNIKILQQKLLYIFNLLYKPNQYAYGYIKERNIVDNANKHLKKKFILNVDLSDYFPSITYRRVIGYLVKNLKIENTAARIITKLICVEDEKNTFLPQGGVTSPLISNFISENLDKDLSYYLKRFRCEYTRYADDLTISSEDLKFPDKIAVEDQFRQVWLHNDFERIIKKNGFEVNYEKIRLRKPNQRQTVTGLIVNGSKPNVKRSYIRNLRSILYNWETKGYTHIQTAYELKYRKFDNAEFKPIPKIENVIDGKLNFLSMVKGKDDEIYLKLKKRFLKLKATLDDV
- a CDS encoding type II toxin-antitoxin system HigB family toxin — translated: MHVISWKKLDDFITKHPNSESSLKSWYKLVKNTNFKDFNELRMVFNSVDQVGKLTVFNISGNHFRLIAAIHFNRQKVFVRNVLTHNEYDKGKWKKENI